From Lactiplantibacillus brownii, the proteins below share one genomic window:
- a CDS encoding type II toxin-antitoxin system YafQ family toxin, with protein sequence MQIKQTKSFERELKKLVKKHFPITVLKPCLEAIVEQDVLVLKQIKDHALKGNWRGYREFHPARYGSYGKNYDNWIVIYQLDHDELILLLVATGSHEILNQ encoded by the coding sequence TTTTGAACGTGAATTAAAAAAACTAGTCAAAAAACATTTCCCAATAACTGTCTTGAAGCCTTGTTTAGAAGCAATTGTTGAACAAGATGTACTTGTTTTGAAACAGATTAAAGATCATGCATTAAAAGGAAATTGGCGTGGCTATCGTGAATTTCACCCTGCCAGATATGGGAGCTATGGTAAAAATTATGACAACTGGATTGTTATTTATCAGCTAGATCATGATGAATTGATTTTGTTATTGGTTGCAACTGGCTCCCATGAAATCTTGAATCAATAG